The Pangasianodon hypophthalmus isolate fPanHyp1 chromosome 2, fPanHyp1.pri, whole genome shotgun sequence genome window below encodes:
- the LOC128317253 gene encoding salivary glue protein Sgs-3-like, translating to MSSDSDTSSGIVHETTLLREGVCECELYADEALDQQAGLTAKPTQSNPTLPKPTQAKPTQSNPTLLKPTQAKPTQSNPTLLKPTQAKPTQSNPTLPKPTQAKPTQSNPTLLKPTQAKPTQSNPTLPKPTQAKPTQSNPALPKPTQAKPTQSNPTLPKPTQAKPTQSNPTLPKPTQAKPTQSNPILLKPTQAKPTQSNPALPKPTQAKPTQSNPTLPKPTQAKPTQSNPALPKPTQAKPTQSNPALHKLTQAKPTQSKLTTFVHLADAFIQNDVELR from the exons ACTGagggaaggtgtgtgtgagtgtgagctgtATGCGGATGAAGCTTTGGATCAGCAGGCAGGCCTAACT GCCAAACCCACTCAATCCAACCCAACTCTGCCCAAGCCGACACAGGCCAAACCCACTCAATCCAACCCAACTCTGCTCAAACCGACACAGGCCAAACCCACTCAATCCAACCCAACTCTGCTCAAACCGACACAGGCCAAACCCACTCAATCCAACCCAACTCTGCCCAAACCGACACAGGCCAAACCCACTCAATCCAACCCAACTCTGCTCAAACCGACACAGGCAAAACCCACTCAATCCAACCCAACTCTGCCCAAACCGACACAGGCCAAACCCACTCAATCCAACCCAGCTCTGCCCAAACCGACACAGGCCAAACCCACTCAATCCAACCCAACTCTGCCCAAACCAACACAGGCCAAACCCACTCAATCCAACCCAACTCTGCCCAAACCGACACAGGCCAAACCCACTCAATCCAACCCAATACTGCTCAAACCGACACAGGCCAAACCCACTCAATCCAACCCAGCTCTGCCCAAACCGACACAGGCCAAACCCACTCAATCCAACCCAACTCTGCCCAAACCGACACAGGCCAAACCCACTCAATCCAACCCAGCTCTGCCCAAACCGACACAGGCCAAACCCACTCAATCCAACCCAGCTCTGCACAAACTGACACAGGCCAAACCCACTCAATCCAAATTGACTACGTTTGTTCATttagctgatgcttttatccaaaatgatGTAGAATTGAGATAG